The stretch of DNA GGCTGGGTGATCGCCTCCGGGGCCGCGTACGGGATCGATGCCGCCGCGCACCGTGGGGCCCTCGCGGTGGGTGGTGTCACCGTGGGGATCCTGGCCTGCGGGGTCGATGTCGCCTACCCGCCGGGCAATGCGGAGCTCATCTCGCGGATCGCCGCCCAGGGGCTGCTGGCCAGCGAGTTGCCGCCGGGGGAGCACCCGAACCGGTTCAGGTTCGTGCTCCGGAACCGCGTGATCGCCGCGCTGACCAGAGGAACGGTGGTGGTCGAAGCAGCCGTGCGCAGCGGCGCACTGAGCACGGCCAGACGCGCCCGGGACCTCAACCGGCACACCATGGGAGTCGCCGGGCCGGTCACCTCGGAGCTCTCCGCCGGGGTGCACCACCTGATCCGCAGCGGGGAGGCGGTCTTGGTGACCGACGCGGCCGAGATCAGCGAGCTGGTCGGGGCGATCGGCGAGGATCTCGCGCCGCGACACTCCGGGCCGGTGTTGCCCAGGGATTTGTTGGAGCCCGTCGTGGCCCGGGTACTCGAGGCGGTGCCGGCCACCGCCGAGGGTGCACCGGTCGAGCGGTTGGCCCGGCAGGCGGGCTTGTCCGCGGACGAAGTCCTGCAGCGGCTCTACGAATTGGGTTCGCTCGGGTTCGTCGAGCGGTGCGGTGCGCACTGGCGAGCGCTGCGGCGGGCGTGATGTTGCTGGTGAGGGCTCGTCCGGCGTGTCGCACGCCGTGCTCCACCGGATCGAGCGACGACCGAGTGGCGGTAGCGCATTGCAGCGACTCGGTCACGCTACGCTCGCATAGGCTTCCTATCAGCACATGACTCGGCAGAACGGCGCAGACCCACGTATGCCCACACACATCCCCGGACGCAGGGTGACCGGAGGCGGCCGGTCCTCGGGAGGGCCAGGAGCAGAGGCGCGACCCGCCGCCGAACTCCAGGCGAAGGCGCAACGGGCGACCAGCCTGGCCCGACAGCCCGGGCGGTCGTCCCTCGGTGCCAAGGACGACACCACCACAGGCTTGGGGGTCCGTCCACCCGCCGCCCGCCGAGACCCCGGCGGCACCGTCCCGATCCCGGCGGACTCCGCTCCCGCCGGCCTCACCTCGGAGAGTGCGATCCCGGCCGGTGCCGCCACCGAAACAGGTGAAGCTCCGTTGGGTAGCTGCCCACCGGCGGCGCACCCGGTGGATGTCGATGCCGGGTTGCCCACGGCTGGGTCGCCGACGGTCGGGTTGCCCACGGCTGGGTCGCCGACGGTCGGGTTGCCCACGGCTGGGTCGCCGACGGTCGGGCTGCCCACGGTCGGGTTGCCTGCAGTTGAGCGGCTCGGTGCCACGCAGTCCGATGCTGGTCGGTCTACGACGGTCGGCCCTGGTGCCGAGCAGTCAGGTGTCGGCCAGCTCGGCGACGCACAGCTCGGTGACGTTCGGCTCGGTGACGTGCAGCTCGGTAGGAAGCGGGCCGGCGTCGAGTCCACGCCGTTGGGTGGGGTGCGGGTGGCTGCTGCGCAGGTTGGCGGTGCGTTGGTTGACCGGGTGCGCCCTGAGGTGGCGGTGCAGGAGGGGTCCCGGATCGAGGAGGCGCAGGTCAGGGGTGGGCTGGCCGGTGTTGCGGCGGTCGGCGGCGGTGGGGCCGGGGCGCCGGCGACGGATAGTGAGATGGTCGCGCCCGGGCCGGGCGCCCGGCGAGTGGTGGGCCGGCCGGCGGTTGACCGGGGCAAGGCTGAGCGGGGCAAGGCTGAGCGCCCGACAGGTGGTCGCCCGGCGCGGGGGCGGGCGACCGGCAGCCGGGCAGCCTCGGCCGAGGGGGCCGCGAGCGCCGGTGAGGCGGAGCAAGGGGCGCAGGCGGTCACCGACCGGACGGCTCTCGACGCACTGTGGCGCTCGTACAAGGAGAGCGGGGATGCTCGGCTGCGGGAACAGCTGATCCTGCACTACTCGCCGCTGGTGAAGTACGTCGCCGGCCGGGTCGGGGTCGGGCTGCCCGCCAACGTCGAGCAGGCGGACTTCGTCTCGTCCGGGATCTTCGGGCTGATCGACGCGATCGAGAAGTTCGACATCGACCGGGCGATCAAGTTCGAGACCTACGCGATCAGCCGCATCCGTGGCGCGATCATCGACGAGCTGCGCGCCCTCGACTGGATCCCGCGCTCGGTCCGGCAGAAGGCCAAGGCCGTCGAGCGCACCTACGCCACTCTGGAGGCGCGGCTGCGCCGCACCCCGCACGAGCCCGAGGTCGCGGCCGAGATGGGCATCGCGATCGAGGATCTGCACGCCATCTTCAGTCAGCTCTCGCTCGCGAACGTGGTGGCGCTCGACGAGCTGTTGCACTCGGCCGGCGAGGGTGGTGACCGGCTGAGCCTGATGGACACCCTGGAGGACATCGCCGCCGACAACCCGGTGGAGATCGCCGAGGACCGGGAGCTGCGGCGGCTGTTGGCCACGGCGGTCAACACGCTCCCCGAACGGGAGAAGATGGTGGTGACGCTCTATTACTACGAGGGCCTGACGCTCGCGGAGATCGGTCAGGTGCTCGGTGTCACCGAGAGCAGGGTCAGCCAGATCCACACCAAGTCCGTCCTCCAGCTGCGGGCGAAGCTGTCCGACATCCGCTGAGTGGAGCTCCGGGAGCGGGTCGGGTGGGGGCGGCCCGCCCGAAGCGAGCCCACGGCAGGGCCGGGCTCGGCGCCGATTGGGAGAGGGCAGTGCCGCCGGCGGCGGCACTGCTGTCGGTGAGGGGGAGCAGCCGGGCCTGGCCTGAGCCCAGGAGGGCGAGCGGGTCGAGGTAGCGGTGGCCGCGCAGCAGCCCCCAGTGGAGGCAGGCCGTCGGGCAGTGGCCGGAATCCTCGGCCAGGGTGCCGATGGTGTCGCCCGCTGCCACCGGGGTGCCGGGCGGGAGTGTCCCGGTGACCGGGAGGTAGGTGGTCCGGAGGGGAGGGTCGCCGGAGTCGGGGTGAGTCACGGTGATGACCGGCCGCCCGGCGACCACGGCCGAGAAGGAGACCACCCCCGGGGCGGCCGCTCGGACCGGTGTGCCCGGCGCGGCCGCGAGGTCGACCCCGCGGTGCCCGGCCGCCCAGCGGGCCGGAGGAGCTTCGAACTTGCGCAGCACCCCGGCGGGCCCGCCCACCGGCCAGGCCCGGCCGCCGCCCGCCCTGGATCCGAGGGCAACGGCAAGAGTGAGGGCGTCGGCGAGGGCGGGAGAGGGCGGTCCGGTCGGCACTTCGGGGCCGGCAGTCGTGCGGGCCTGGGTACTCCCGTCGTTGGAACCGAGGACGGGGACGGGAGTAGGAGGAGGTTCGGCTTCGGGGCGGCCTCGGGCCACGGCTCCGGCTTCGGACCCCGCCCGCGCCCGTGCTCCCGCCTCCGCGCCCGTCCGCGCCCCAGCCCCCGCCTCCGTTCCCGCCCCCACCCGCGCCCCCGCCCGTACCCCTGCCCCCACTCCCGGTGCGGGCCAGGCCGCCCGGGCGAACGGTTGCGGCAGACCCAGTAGTACGGCGATCAGCAACACCAGGAGGAGCACCTTCCAGCGCCGATCCGGTGCAGGCGGCAGGGCCAGCGCCCCTGGAGGGGCGAGCGCACCCCGAAGGGCGCTCATGCCCCGGGAGCGGCGGCGGGGAGTGGTCGGAGGAGCCGTGGTCGAGGGGACGGTGGCAGGGGAGAGAGTCGTCGCTGCTGTCATGGCAGGGAGCGTGCTCCACCGGCCGCCGCTCGGCCAGGGAGTTGCCGAGAGCTGTGGATAAGTCGGGGGTGTGGACAAGTCGCGTCGCCCGGAGGGGTGAAACGGCGGTGTGAGGGGGTTCACCGCGGTGGGGCGTGAGGTGTCGGGCGGGAACGTCGAGCAGCGGTGGCGTGAGGCGCCCGGGGGAGTGCCGGGCAGGGGGCCGAGAGCGGGCGAGCACCGGGGTGCGGGGTGCGGGAGAGGCGCCGGGGAGGGGTGTCGGGTCGGGGTCGGCGGAGGCGGAGTCGCTCGGGGCTCGGCGCTTCCCGTACACTTCACACGCGACCCGGTCCGCCGGGTCGACTTCGCACGCCCCGCCACCGGCGAGATCCGGGCCCGCAAGAGCCCTGGGGACCCCGCCAGGTGCGAGTGCCGCTCGGTCCCCCGAGCCCGCCGCGGTCCAGACCGCCAAGGGTCGGAGGCTCGGCACGATCGGGGCGTCAGGCGTGACGGTCGTCCTGACCGGCACGGACAAACCGAGCCAGACCTGGCGGCACCGTTCAACCGGTGACAGCCAGGCGTAACACCTGAGGAGCACGGCCATGGCCGTCGTCACGATGCGGGAGCTGCTGGAGAGCGGCGTCCACTTCGGTCACCAGACCCGTCGTTGGAACCCGAAGATGAAGCGCTTCATCTTCACGGAGCGCAACGGCATCTACATCATCGACCTCCTGCAGTCGCTGAACTACATCGACCGCGCCTTCGAGTTCGTCAAGGAGACCGTTGCCCACGGCGGCAGCGTCCTCTTCGTCGGCACCAAGAAGCAGGCCCAGGAGGCCATCGCCGAGCAGGCCACCCGCGTGGGCATGCCCTACGTGAACCAGCGCTGGCTCGGCGGCATGCTGACCAACTTCTCGACCGTCTACAAGCGTCTGCAGCGCCTCAAGGAGCTCGGCGAGATCGACTTCACGGATGTGGCCGGTTCCGGCCTCA from Kitasatospora sp. MMS16-BH015 encodes:
- a CDS encoding M23 family metallopeptidase, translating into MTAATTLSPATVPSTTAPPTTPRRRSRGMSALRGALAPPGALALPPAPDRRWKVLLLVLLIAVLLGLPQPFARAAWPAPGVGAGVRAGARVGAGTEAGAGARTGAEAGARARAGSEAGAVARGRPEAEPPPTPVPVLGSNDGSTQARTTAGPEVPTGPPSPALADALTLAVALGSRAGGGRAWPVGGPAGVLRKFEAPPARWAAGHRGVDLAAAPGTPVRAAAPGVVSFSAVVAGRPVITVTHPDSGDPPLRTTYLPVTGTLPPGTPVAAGDTIGTLAEDSGHCPTACLHWGLLRGHRYLDPLALLGSGQARLLPLTDSSAAAGGTALSQSAPSPALPWARFGRAAPTRPAPGAPLSGCRTASPAAGGRTWCGSG
- the dprA gene encoding DNA-processing protein DprA translates to MEAQVNRSQLRLPLATPEEPPVRQEAVVVAERRARASLCRLSEPGDSTIGRWLTRVNATTLIEAIRGQTVPGFLDLDGDRLAGYQARLPTLDPDRDLERVRLLGGRFIIPGDSEWPSQLDDLGDSRPIGLWVRGAGSLRLLALRSVAVVGARACTSYGAHVAGELAAQLAERGWVIASGAAYGIDAAAHRGALAVGGVTVGILACGVDVAYPPGNAELISRIAAQGLLASELPPGEHPNRFRFVLRNRVIAALTRGTVVVEAAVRSGALSTARRARDLNRHTMGVAGPVTSELSAGVHHLIRSGEAVLVTDAAEISELVGAIGEDLAPRHSGPVLPRDLLEPVVARVLEAVPATAEGAPVERLARQAGLSADEVLQRLYELGSLGFVERCGAHWRALRRA